GTGCAAAACAACACCCTCGATGTTGTTGCCGAAGAGTTGCGGGCAGGGAATCTCACCACCAAAGTCTTCTTTGGTCAGAACGCTGCCAACGGTGGCAACGCTTATGTCCTAGATCAGATGCAAAGCAACAAAATTCTGCTGCGTTGGGAAGACGGTGGCACAGCCAACATTGAAGACTTTGATTTCAATGATCTTGAGTTCACCGTTGAACTCACGAATGACCCTGTTCCTTTAGGAGCACGGACTCAAGGGGCTTTGCAGGCTGAGATTATTGATTTCCGTTCGGAGTCAGCCAACCTTGCAGCAGTCGTCGATGGCAAAATTCAAATCGGCTTCCAAATTCAATCCGAGGCCGCTAACCTCAATCGCTTTGCCTTCTACGAAGTGATTGACGAAGCCGGTACTATCCGCATTCAAGGCACTAACCAGACTGTCCGACCGGGAGATGCCAACTATGCAGAGGTAGCACTAGCACAGCAGATCGAGTTGATCTCAGATGGTCAACGATTAGCGGCAGAAGTAGATGCTGGCAAGATGTATGCCCCATTCCTGATCAGTGAATCAGATAATGGTGTGGAATACTACTTTGCCTATGCAAACGCAAACCCCGACAAGATCGACCATGTACGGCTCTTGGCAGACAATACCTTTGCTTTTGAAGACCAACTCAATGGTGGCGATCGTGACTTTGATGACTTCATTATTAAAGTTGAGCAACCTTCGAGATTCAATGAGTTCATTGATCTCACTGGCTTTGATGGTCAACAAGTCCGCGTAGATTTCAGCGAGATTGTTAGTGATGCTGGTTTCAGTAACTCTGTTGGCTTCTATGCCGTAGCTGACAGATTGGGTCGCATCCGTGATCCGCTGAGTGGAGAGTTGATCAGCCCCAATGATCCTGGTTATGCAGCGCTAGCACAGCAGAATGCAGTGTCTGGTCTCATCATCGACAACAGCAGTGGTAGTCAAAGCATTACGCTGTCGGGTGGCGAGCTGTATGCTCCCTTCCTGAATGTTGTGGAATCGCCTGAGCTGTCTCGTACCTATTTCTCCTTCTTAGGTGCTAATCCTGACAAAGCCGATCATATTCTCGTCTCGGAAAGCGATCGCCTTTTCCGCTTTGAGGATACGTTTGGTAGCGGTGATGCTGATTTTAATGATCTGCAGTTCCGCATTAGTCTCACTGCTATTTAGATCTCAGCATCAGAGAGCAGTGTTGCCATATAGCTGAAGCAATGGTTTAACCCCGAGTCTCTGATGAGATTAGGGGTTTTTTTGAACAATTTTGAGGTTGTCTGTGTCTGTCTCTGCGAAGGAATCAATTTCTTTTATTAACTCAATTAAATGGCTTATAGCCACTTTTCTTTTGTGGCGTCTAGCATTATTTATTGTCGCATTTACAGGGTTAAGCTTATCGATAGAGTATCCAGGAACCTATGATCACAACTCTCATTGGGTGTACTTTGAGAACAACTATATTCTTAATGGCTTCTTTCGCTGGGATGCAGACTGGTATGACTTGATTGCGAGAGAGGGATATTTTAATGGTCAGGATGAAAGAAAGGGGAATACAACTGCTTTTTTTCCTCTTTTTCCACTTCTTTCAAGGTGGCTGTCTCATGTTTTTAGCTCTCATCTAATTGCAGGATTAGTGATATCTAATGTCTCACTACTCCTTGCTCTAGGTATTTGCTATAGAATTGGAGTAAAGTTCTATAAGGAACAGATTGTTCAAAGATCAATAATTTTAATTTTGTCATTTCCCGGTTCTTTTTTCTTCAGCACATACTACACTGAAGGCCTTTACTTTTTTCTAACTTCTGCAAGTTTACTTTACTATTTTAGAGATAATTATCTAGCCTCTGGCTGCTTTGGATTTCTTGCATCTCTCACACGTCCTACTGGAGTTTCACTAATTATCGCTATGGCTATCTCTAGCGCATTTCAGAAAATTCTGGGTAAAAAAACAATCAAACCATCTATTTCTTTTTTACTTTTAATACCACTGGGACTACTTACTTATATGGCTTTTCTCTATATTTATACAGGCAATGCATTTATATTTAGTACTTCTCAAGTTTATTGGGGGCGCAGTTTTAATTTTCCTCTTTTATCACTCATTCAATCAATAAAAGAAATCAATTTCTCCTTGCCAAGAGATATGAATAATACGCAAATACTGGTTAATTCTTTTTGTGCATTTTTGTTTTTAGGGAGTGGGGCATGGATGCTTATTAAAAACTTAAAATCTCAAGAAAACATAACACTTCCACTTTGGGTTTTAATTGGTGTTCTTTTCCCTTTATCAACAGGAAGCACAGATTCTATGGTTCGGTTTTGTTCGGTTTTGTTTCCTGTATTTTTTATGCTTGCAGCTTCTCTTAAAAAAGAGGTTCATTATGCATGGTTGATCAGTTTTTTCTCTGCATTACAGGCTGTCTATCTTCTGGGATTTATGAATAAGTTTTGGGTTGTATAACTATTTATTTCAGTTGAAGTCCCGCTTAGTGGATCCAGACATGGAAGTACGCTGCTGGATTGCCAATACTCTGAAACGGATTGGCACTGAAGCTGCAGTGGACGCTCTCTTCCAAGCACTGCATGAGCTACCGGCAGAGGAATTAGAGAGAAGATACCTGAGTCGTCCCACCTATGCACTTCTGCTGGACGGATTGAATCAGCCCTTTGCCTCGGCAGGGGAGAAGCTGGTGTCGGTGTTTCTGTCTGAGGGCGATCGCGCTTTTAGATCCTGCCAGCGGAGGCTACAGAGTTCAGAAACCCTCACCCCTGCTCCATAGAGCACTTGCAGAATCAAGCGATCGCGGTCATTGCCCGCCGCTGCAATCAGGCTTTGAATGATGCTTTCAGGCAAGATCCGTTCAGCCAACGTGTCTTTGACTTTGGGGGCATGAATGGCAGCTGCTACATTCACGGGCACCACACCCAAGCGCTTCGACAAGAAGCTAAACAGCGACTTCAGCACAGCCACAGTCCGCCGCCGACTCGAAGCCTGCAAACACTCAGGCGAATGACGAAGAAGGACAGCGCGATCGCCCCGAGGTAGTTGATCGAGCCGATCGAGATAGATTTGCAAATCCGCCAGCGTCACTTGGGGCAAAGGCTTCTGAACCCAGTGCCGAAACACCCGTGCCTCTTGCAAGTAGTAACGCTGAGTATGTGGCGATCGCCCATGGACCCACAGTGCTAAGGCTGGTTCCCAAGTATCTGCTGAGGAGGATGGAACAAGCTCAGTCGGACTGGATCGCGCGATCGCCCTTGATGTCATGAGCAGGAACTCCAGCGCTAGCGATCGCTGTACTGATTCCCATCCAGCTTAATGCAAGAGTAGAAGACTAATCTTGCATTGTGAGTATGGACGGAGCCCCTCGATCGCCAACCTGCTATTTCGTCGATGAAGCAGGCGATGGCACGGTCTTTAATGCCAAGGGCAAAGTCATCATTGGGACACAAGGCTGTTCTCGTTTTTTCATGCTCGGCCTCTTGCAAGTCGAAGACCCCGATCGCATTGGCCAAGAACTAGAGGACTTACGGAAAGAAATCCTCGCAGATCCAAACCTCGCCCATATTCCCTCTCTCCAACCCGATCGCCGCAAGACTGCGATCGCCTTTCATGCCAAGGATGATCATCCTTTAGTCAGGGAACGAGTTTTCCACCTGATTGAGAAGCACCAGTCGCAGCTCAAGTTCTTCGCGGTGATTCGCTGCAAAACGGCGCTACTCCAATACATTTACGAGCGCCAGCGCCAATCCGAAGACTACCGCTACCGAGACAACGAGCTCTATGACTACCTCGTGCGCAGGCTCTTCCGCGATCGCCTGCATACTCAAGAGGCCTATCGCATCTTCTTTGCCAAGCGTGGCAATTCCGATCGCACCAAGGCTTTGAAAGCTGCTCTCCAAGGCGCGATCGCTAATCTGGAATCAGCCAAGGGCATCCGTTCTACAGCGGCGATCGAAGTTGAGTCCGTTCTATCGAGAGAGCAGCCCTGCCTACAGCTGGCGGATTACTTTCTCTGGGTCGTGCAACGGCTTTTCGAGAAGCAGGAAGATCAGTACCTGCAGCAAGTCCTACCGGCTCTCAGTCTGATTGTCGATATTGATGATGCGACTCGCCAGCCCTTTGGTCGCTACTACTCACGTCAGAAGCCGATTAGCCTAGCTGAGATTCAAAAAGCTAGACCCGAGATATAGGATTACCGACTCAGGGAAGGTAATCACACGGCGTGGAGCCGAATTTTGTCTCGGGTCACCTATAGTCTATCCCACTCAGCAGGAAAACGCTCTAGGGGCAACGTGAGGAGCAGCGATCGCTGTACTGATGCAAGGTTTTAAGAGATCCAGCACTACTCAACAGTAATGGGATGAGTCTTATCTGTTTTTCGGTATACTCATACAGAAATTCAAGTCAAAATATGAAATTCAGTTTTTACAAGATGTTCTCTATTTCAGTTCTTAGTCTTCTCTCACTTTCATCACTTACTGGTTGTAATCAAGAAAAAGATAATAATCACTCTGAAGGAACTACAGTACAAAAGAGTACTCGGCTAGCTTCAGTTAAAGAATGGATAGTAGAGCCGGGGTGGGTCACGATTGGTAGTGATCCACAAGGAACTAGAGCTCAAATCAGACAAACACAGCAGATTTCTCCTGAAAAACCAATCTTTAGAACAGAGTTTCGATATCTAGATCGACTTAACCCACTCTCAGGTATTAGAGAAGATAATTGTCTTCAGGAGAATACAAAATTTACACAAGACCCTCGTTATTTAGCGCAAGAGGATTCAGCCTTTCTAAGATCTGCCAAAAGAGCAAACTATAATGATATGGTCTTCGCCTATATTTGTCAGACGAGTAGTGGTAAGCTTACGCCTGGCTCCAGCGCCCAAAACGCTATTAAGTATCTTCAAAGTCTTGGCTATATTTTCTTTTACAAAAAAAGCCCTGAGTCTGATGGAAAAATGCGTGATTTTAACTCTAGATATCTGACTGAATGTCAGTTTAATGTATCTAGTTGTGAATTCCTATTTCAGCATCCATCTTTGATTCAGTTTTCCACAATTCTAAAAACAGATGGAAGAAATTTAATAGCAGTAGAGAAAGACTATTTATTTTTGAAAGATTGTGGTGCTCTGAGGCCAGAGATAGATGAAAAATGTATAGTTTTTAGAGATTACTTCTCCTATCGAGATCAGAATCTTGATTTTGCAATTCTTGACAATGCACAAGAAATGAGTAAACTCGTTGGGTGTAATGCACGTGCAATAACTGATGAGTGGTGTTCAAGCGTTGCAGAATATCGATTTAAAGATGGTTTTTTATATGTTTATAAATCTGCTACTGAACTAGGCTTAGATTACTCTTGGCTTCCTAATGCTCAATCTTCAACAGAAAATGATGGAGGTTATGAGCATTTTTCTCCTGCATATAATCAAGATTTTTTCACTCTTGAAGGTTCTACTTATACACAAGGATCAAATGATAATAGAAAGCCTATTGCTGCACGTTTTCAGCCTGTCAAAAAGTATATTTACAAAGATAAAAAAACTGGCAAACTGTACTGTAATGCCAGGCTAGATAAGTTGCCGCGACCCAACTATCATGAGGGAATTATTCGATACCGACCTAATTCTATTGTTCCCGAAAATGGCTATATCTGTACTGAATCTGGCTGGCGCTATGTCGATCGCCGCTAGATAAATCTGTCCATGACAATCTGTTAAACAGCAGTCTCGGCACGGGCAGACACCAGATCGATGATGTCGCAAAGCTGATCGATACTGTCATCCTCAAACAGCTCCTCTGGCCCCGTTGCACAGTAATTCGTAAACGGTGGCTCATAGAGTAGAGCCTTATCCATTACGCCATGAGTCGTCAGATAGTTGATGATTTCATTGACAAACTGAATCTGCGCAGCGCTATACAGCCGATCGCTTAAAAACTCACTAAACGCCTCTTTTGCTGCGTTGCGATCGAGACCGACCAAGCTGCGGACAAACCGCCAAAATCCCTGACTCTCCTGCTTCGCCCGATCGATCGCCGCCTGACTGCCAATCTTGTTCGACAGCAAAAAAGTTTCGAGCTCCTCTAGATCGGTAGGTGTGAGCGGTTGATTGCGGCGGAGACGTTGAATCGCCAGATGGCTATCGTGTTCCAGTAAAAACTTTTTGGCCTGCAAACGAAAGCGCGTAAAGTCATCGCTGGTAATTAGGGCAAAGGGATCCAGCTCCTGCGCTTCTCCGAGCTGATCCTCAAAATTGGTGTAGAGCGGTTGCCGTGCCGTCTTTTCAATCAGCCCCACCAAGCCCCGCAGGGTGCGCCGCACTTTCTCCAGCAACGGCAGAGTCACATCCTCCCACCAGTCTTGGGTTTGCAAGTCCTGAATCAAGCTGAGTTCTGCCCCCACCATCGGGATGGCGCAACGGCCTTCCAGTAACTGCGCAACGGTCTGTACCCGCGATCGCAATTTGGGATAGTCAGATGCCTGTTTCAGCAGGGCAATTTGCAGCTTGTAAAGCAACAGGTCAAACTCACGGGCGGCCTTATCATCACTGGGTAGTTGCGAGGGCAGCGTGGCGAGTTGATCTGCCAGCAAGGTTCCGGCAGTGTCATCCAGTTTCCGCCAGCGATCGCCGTCACTCCATTGCTGCACAGCCTCGCGGAAAGGCTTCACCAAAAAGTTATTGGGGTTCATCGCCTGAATTGTCTGCCGCAGCTGACCCGCCAGTTGGGCCCGATAGTCCGCCTCATCACGGGGTAAATCGGTCTGATCATCCTGGAGGCCGATTGCCTCAGGGGGTAGCGATCGATCGAGGGCTTGAATCAAGGCAAGGCGACTGCGGAACAGCTTGGTCGAGAGGGTTTCGCTGGGGCTGCTCTGTTCCTTGGCCATCTCCCAAAGCATAGTACTCCGCTTGGCTCACTAGCAACTCTGGTACCTGCAACGAGATCCGGTAGCACTCTAAAAACTTGCCCAAGACTCCCATTACATAAGCCTTGATCGGATCAGAAAAGCGATCCCCCTCAGAAAGGAATACAGACACCAGCTTCTCCCCTGCCGAGCCAAAGGGCTGATTATGGCGGCTGAGTGCTCGGTCCATGTTGCCCAGTGGAACCCCAAATTAGGCCAAGGCCTCGATGACCTCATCGCCGCTCACGAGGCTGAGAAATGGCATCAGATTCTAGATGCCACCCCATCCTTTGAAGCTTGGTAGCGGCGATGGATTGAAGGTGCGATGCTGCAACGGCTGCGCTTTCCGCTCAGTCACTATCAACCCTCACTTCAGGTTTCAGAACCAGACCTATCCAAAGCGATCGCCCTCGATGCGATTCCCCAGAGCAGTATCGTGGCGCTGCCTTCCGGCAAAGGCACCCAAGCGCAAGACATCCGGCTTTAAGCGCAGGCTAATGGCCACTTTGGGAGATTGCGATCGGGGTCTGCTGTTGCGCTTGCCGCCTTGCTTGAGCACCACTCGACTGAGCATTTCATCTGTCAACTCGGGCAAATCGTCATCAGGTTCGCTGGAAGTATGGCGTGTAGCGGCGGATTTCTCGGGCATTGCATTTCCTCATAGAGAAGATGTGACGCGATCGCCCGCGAGGTGTAGCCAACCATGACCATGTGGTCATCGAGGAAGCTAACGGAGAGCACTCGCTTTTCGCCATAGTCGCGCCGGTTATCTTTGACCGCGAGATGATGACTCACTTTTCAACTGCCACAGTTTGATGGGTCCTTCATGGGTATAAGTTGCCAGAAGTTGACCATCTGGACTTAACACTACTGGTTTAGAAGCAATTCCCAATGTTCCACTTAGTCGCCACTGCGCGAGGCGATCGCCCGTTTTCAGCTGCCAGAGCATTAGTTCAGAACGATTTTCGCTGAGCAGTTGATCCTCTCGCTGATCAACCATCAGATTGAGGACACTGTAGGCATTAGCCTTTTGGATGATCTTGCCACTCGATAAACTTAAAAACAGTAGAGAATTATGCTGAGCAAGGATCACAGTCTGATCGTCAGGTGTTAGAGCGAGAGTCGTAATTTGTCCTTGTTGGTCACTAGCCCACGTCTGTTGAATTTTCCCAGTATTTAGGTCCCACTTTTCAATACGATTACCGTAGTCAGGGGCAACAATTAGACTGTCTCCTTTAGAAGAAATATCGAAGATTGGAAAGGGTCGGTCAATATCGCTCCGTTTGAGTGGAATCGTTTGCAGAATTTTGCCACTTTTAACGTCCCAGGCTCGTAGTGATGCTTGGGCATTTTCTGCTGCTGGCTTAATAAAACCAACAAGGGTACGACCATTCGGTGTGAACTGAACATCACCGCCACCATCCCATTGGTGCAGGAGCTGTCCAGTTTTAGAATCAATCACTTTAATGATTTGAGCTGTTGCAGTTGCTAGCGTTGTATTGTCAGGAGAAAAAGCGATCGCCTCAATTTGTTCTCGCTCAATATTCATTTTTGTATGTGGAGTCCCTTTCAGACTGATCAGCACCTTACCTGAATCAATCTGCCAGATTCGAACATCAGCAGAATTAGCGACTGCTAAGCGCCGACCATCTGGACTAAAGGCCATACAGCAGACAAAGGGCGACTCGTTGGGAACTGTACTGACTAATGGCAATGATTCAGCGAGGAGAGGCGGCTCTGGCGCTCGTAAATCCTTGAGATAAAACCCAGCAAATAAGAAGAGGTAAATTCCCACAAATGAAATCCATCCCTGCTTCAGACTGAGTCGATTCGAAAAGAGCAAACCAAATACACTGCCAATAATGCCCCCGAGGATAGATCCCAGAGGAATCAATATCACTAGAATAAAGTTCAGAATAATAGCAGCGTAAGCATCACCACTCAGCACAGGTTGGCCAATCATGGGCAAAATAGCAACGAGGAATACTCCTAAGAAAGAGCCCAAAATGGCTGGAAGGGATTGCACTTCTCGACGTCTGAAGAGTGCTCTAACGATTGAGTTGAGAATGCTGCCAACGATTGCCCCAATGATCAAGGCAAGGATATTACCGGCGATAAATTGTAATAACAAAGCCACTCTAATCTATGACTCCAGTCATTCGCAGTAATCGTAACGTCCCACTCAACTCCAGTCAGGCCTTAGGACGCGGTAGAAACCTACAAGACAAGCTTTATTTCAATTTATCCCCCCACTTGTCCTAGCTGATTAAGATGAAGATATTGAATTCCGTACAGTATTCATGCGCGGTGGAGCTAGATCTGGAGCCGGCCGACCGAGAGGGAGTGGGAAGTATGGCGAACCCACCAAGTCTGTCCGTCTACCACTGAGTGTGATTGAGCAACTGCCCCAGATCCTCGATCAGCAGCAGTCCAGGACAACCCTGAGCGAGGTGTATCGCCCGCAGCGCGGAGCTGTTTTAGCCCTACCGCTTTACCAAATGCCAGTTTCAGCAGGGTTCCCTTCACCCGCTGATGACTACATCGAGCAGAGACTAGACCTCAATCGGCACTTGATTAAGAATCCGGCCGCTACCTTCATGGCGCGAGTCTCTGGCGACTCAATGATTGGGGTAGGAATTCACAACGGGGACATGATTATCGTCGACCGTTCCCTTGAACCCCGTGACGGACAAATTGTGATTGCAGTCTTGAACGGCGAACTGACCGTGAAGCGCCTGCGCCAAGACCGCCAACGGCTATTCCTACAAGCCGAGAACCCGAACTATCCCGACCTTGAGATTACTGACGCCAGTGCCTTCCAAATTTGGGGAGTCGTGACCAATGTTATTCATACGCTCTGAGTTCTCAATTATTGGGACTCTGAAATGTTTGCTCTTGTAGATTGCAACAACTTCTACGTCTCCTGTGAACGGGTCTTTAATCCCAAACTCCACGGTCAGCCTGTGGTTGTTCTCTCCAACAACGACGGCTGTGTGATCGCCCGCTCCGCCGAGGTGAAAGCCCTGGGAATTCCTATGGGGATCCCATTCTTCAAAGTCAAAGACCTAGTGACGCAACATCAGATTCAGGTCTTCTCCAGCAACTACGCCCTCTACGGCGACATGAGCCAGCGGGTGATGCAAACCCTAGCAACGCTCTGTCCAGAGCTGGAAGTCTATTCAATTGACGAAGCCTTCTTAGACTTTTCTGGGTTTCAATCCCAACCGCTGCAGCAAGGTCAATTAATTCGTCAGACCGTGGGTCAGTGGACAGGCATCCCTGTCTCGATTGGGATTGCTGCCACGAAGGTCCTAGCAAAAGTGGCAAACAAACTGGCCAAGCAGAACGGCGGTGTATTTGTCCTATCGCCCTCAAAGGTTTCCGAAGTCCTCGCCACGCTGCCGGTTGAAGATGTTTGGGGCATCTCTGGTCGTTGGGGTCAGAGATTACGAGCATTGAAGATCAACACTGCTGCTGAACTACAGTCGGCCAACCTTGCTCTAATTCGTC
The sequence above is a segment of the Synechococcus elongatus PCC 11801 genome. Coding sequences within it:
- a CDS encoding type I restriction-modification enzyme R subunit C-terminal domain-containing protein translates to MAKEQSSPSETLSTKLFRSRLALIQALDRSLPPEAIGLQDDQTDLPRDEADYRAQLAGQLRQTIQAMNPNNFLVKPFREAVQQWSDGDRWRKLDDTAGTLLADQLATLPSQLPSDDKAAREFDLLLYKLQIALLKQASDYPKLRSRVQTVAQLLEGRCAIPMVGAELSLIQDLQTQDWWEDVTLPLLEKVRRTLRGLVGLIEKTARQPLYTNFEDQLGEAQELDPFALITSDDFTRFRLQAKKFLLEHDSHLAIQRLRRNQPLTPTDLEELETFLLSNKIGSQAAIDRAKQESQGFWRFVRSLVGLDRNAAKEAFSEFLSDRLYSAAQIQFVNEIINYLTTHGVMDKALLYEPPFTNYCATGPEELFEDDSIDQLCDIIDLVSARAETAV
- a CDS encoding tyrosine-type recombinase/integrase; the protein is MTSRAIARSSPTELVPSSSADTWEPALALWVHGRSPHTQRYYLQEARVFRHWVQKPLPQVTLADLQIYLDRLDQLPRGDRAVLLRHSPECLQASSRRRTVAVLKSLFSFLSKRLGVVPVNVAAAIHAPKVKDTLAERILPESIIQSLIAAAGNDRDRLILQVLYGAGVRVSELCSLRWQDLKARSPSDRNTDTSFSPAEAKG
- a CDS encoding LexA family protein; translated protein: MRGGARSGAGRPRGSGKYGEPTKSVRLPLSVIEQLPQILDQQQSRTTLSEVYRPQRGAVLALPLYQMPVSAGFPSPADDYIEQRLDLNRHLIKNPAATFMARVSGDSMIGVGIHNGDMIIVDRSLEPRDGQIVIAVLNGELTVKRLRQDRQRLFLQAENPNYPDLEITDASAFQIWGVVTNVIHTL
- a CDS encoding DUF3800 domain-containing protein — protein: MDGAPRSPTCYFVDEAGDGTVFNAKGKVIIGTQGCSRFFMLGLLQVEDPDRIGQELEDLRKEILADPNLAHIPSLQPDRRKTAIAFHAKDDHPLVRERVFHLIEKHQSQLKFFAVIRCKTALLQYIYERQRQSEDYRYRDNELYDYLVRRLFRDRLHTQEAYRIFFAKRGNSDRTKALKAALQGAIANLESAKGIRSTAAIEVESVLSREQPCLQLADYFLWVVQRLFEKQEDQYLQQVLPALSLIVDIDDATRQPFGRYYSRQKPISLAEIQKARPEI
- a CDS encoding Y-family DNA polymerase; this translates as MFALVDCNNFYVSCERVFNPKLHGQPVVVLSNNDGCVIARSAEVKALGIPMGIPFFKVKDLVTQHQIQVFSSNYALYGDMSQRVMQTLATLCPELEVYSIDEAFLDFSGFQSQPLQQGQLIRQTVGQWTGIPVSIGIAATKVLAKVANKLAKQNGGVFVLSPSKVSEVLATLPVEDVWGISGRWGQRLRALKINTAAELQSANLALIRQQFNVVLERIVRELRGESCLPLESIVNPQQSLVVSRSFGQPITTLPELKQAVATYVSRAAEKLRSRQLTTSYLTVFARTNRFQENYEAPSASQGLLTSTSHTGKLLEVALRCTESIYQTGRAYKKAGVLLQGLSSDQLVQQSLFEETGDGKGEVLMATIDRINRKFGRQSLKYGAVGTTQAWAMQSNHRTPQYTTRWQDLPLVLARS
- a CDS encoding DUF3854 domain-containing protein yields the protein MAAECSVHVAQWNPKLGQGLDDLIAAHEAEKWHQILDATPSFEAW